Proteins from a genomic interval of Undibacterium parvum:
- a CDS encoding ABC transporter ATP-binding protein has translation MSGFFEIKDLHAYYGKSHVLHGVDLRVDRGEIVSLLGRNGVGRSTTIKAAMGQVDAQGSILFKGEQLIGLKAFQIAHKGLGYVPENRDIFPSLSVEQNLLLGQKSGKPAAGKPRWSLDDMYRMFPRLKERQHTAAGVLSGGEQQMLTLCRTLMGDPDLVMIDEPTEGLAPKIVDLVAEYLKELRNRGISVLLVEQKLAIALEISQRVYVMGHGCIVFEGSPQDLRGNQRIRQEWLEV, from the coding sequence ATGAGCGGTTTTTTTGAAATCAAAGATTTACACGCTTACTACGGCAAGAGCCATGTCTTGCACGGGGTGGATTTACGGGTGGATCGCGGCGAGATTGTCAGCTTACTCGGACGCAATGGGGTAGGGCGCTCGACCACGATCAAGGCAGCGATGGGGCAAGTCGACGCCCAAGGCTCGATACTTTTTAAAGGTGAACAACTGATAGGGCTAAAAGCGTTTCAGATCGCCCATAAAGGCCTGGGCTATGTGCCGGAAAATCGGGATATTTTCCCTAGTCTGAGTGTTGAGCAAAACTTGCTGCTGGGGCAAAAGTCGGGTAAGCCAGCTGCTGGCAAGCCACGCTGGTCGCTTGATGATATGTATAGAATGTTCCCGCGCCTCAAAGAGCGTCAGCACACTGCGGCTGGGGTGCTGTCGGGCGGCGAACAACAAATGCTGACGCTATGCCGCACCCTGATGGGCGATCCGGATCTGGTGATGATCGATGAACCGACCGAAGGCTTGGCGCCCAAGATCGTCGATCTGGTCGCCGAATATCTGAAAGAATTAAGGAATCGCGGTATCTCAGTACTGTTGGTAGAGCAAAAACTCGCGATCGCGCTAGAAATTTCTCAGCGCGTGTATGTGATGGGACATGGTTGCATCGTGTTTGAAGGCAGTCCGCAAGACTTGCGTGGCAATCAACGGATACGCCAGGAATGGCTGGAAGTGTGA
- a CDS encoding ABC transporter ATP-binding protein, with the protein MTVFSLELKDVRKSFGQSEIIRGSNLQVPKGERFAIIGPNGAGKSTLFNLISGRFPISSGAILLNGEDISRLRPFEINRRGLSRSFQITNIFHRLSVYENLRCAVLWSLGYKYSFWQRLNGLKDAHERVEAVLEQIGLKNRREIGAGLLTYAEQRALEIGVTIAGGADVILLDEPTAGMSRSESDAAVELIRKVTVGKTLLMVEHDMSVVFGLADKIAVVVYGEVIACDTPINIRNNQKVKDAYLGGHAPVEVAA; encoded by the coding sequence ATGACAGTGTTTTCTTTGGAACTTAAAGATGTTAGAAAAAGTTTTGGTCAATCCGAAATAATACGCGGCTCCAATCTGCAAGTGCCGAAAGGCGAGAGATTTGCCATCATAGGGCCGAATGGCGCGGGCAAGTCGACGCTGTTTAATCTGATCTCCGGGCGCTTTCCGATTAGTTCTGGGGCTATCCTTTTAAACGGCGAAGATATTTCGCGACTGCGTCCGTTCGAGATCAATCGACGTGGTCTGTCGCGTAGCTTTCAGATTACAAATATTTTCCACCGCTTGTCTGTGTATGAAAATCTGCGTTGCGCGGTGTTGTGGTCTCTAGGCTACAAATATTCGTTCTGGCAACGCCTGAATGGCTTGAAGGATGCGCATGAACGGGTTGAGGCGGTGCTCGAACAGATCGGCCTTAAGAATAGACGTGAGATAGGTGCTGGCTTACTTACCTATGCCGAACAGCGCGCGCTCGAGATAGGCGTGACCATCGCTGGTGGTGCCGACGTGATTTTGCTCGATGAGCCGACCGCAGGCATGAGTCGCTCCGAGTCAGATGCGGCGGTGGAATTAATTCGCAAAGTCACTGTTGGCAAGACTTTATTGATGGTGGAACATGATATGAGTGTGGTGTTCGGCCTGGCCGATAAAATCGCCGTGGTGGTATATGGCGAAGTGATTGCCTGCGATACGCCTATCAATATTCGCAACAATCAAAAAGTAAAAGATGCCTATTTGGGTGGGCATGCACCCGTCGAGGTGGCAGCATGA
- a CDS encoding branched-chain amino acid ABC transporter permease, translating to MIMTKPLSYTPINLGRRIIWSSFALLLLFAPLLFSSGASLSLLSQMGTLMIFALSFNMLLGQGGMLSFGHAVYSGLGAFIGIHTMNLVSAGTLSIPISLVPLVGGCAGMFFGVLFGYVTTKKSGTTFSMITLGMVELVFACSLMFPGFFGGEGGISTNRVIGKPILGISFGPQIEVYYLIAIWLFISAVGMYAFTQTPLGRLINAVRDNPERVEFIGYNTQWVRYLTLILSAFFAGISGALSAINFEIVSAENVSAIRSGGVLLFTFIGGIGFFFGPMIGAILGVLLTVILSDLTKAWQLYLGIFFILVVMYAPGGIASILMMNLRVLKFGLYKKIWPSMWKLILACAVLALGAVISIEMLYQISLEGAGAADMQLFGVAFAPAKPSAWIVPLMLMLVGGLSFLRLRPSFARDWGEANTDIQEQLRRSQA from the coding sequence ATGATCATGACTAAGCCGCTCTCATATACCCCTATCAATCTAGGGCGCCGGATTATTTGGTCCAGTTTTGCTTTGCTGTTGCTATTCGCGCCGCTGCTGTTTAGTAGTGGTGCTTCTCTGTCCCTGTTGTCGCAGATGGGTACACTGATGATATTTGCCTTGTCCTTCAATATGTTATTAGGGCAGGGCGGTATGCTCTCTTTTGGTCATGCCGTGTATTCCGGGCTGGGAGCCTTTATCGGCATACATACGATGAATTTAGTGAGTGCAGGTACTTTATCCATTCCTATTAGCCTGGTGCCCTTGGTTGGTGGTTGTGCCGGGATGTTTTTTGGTGTGCTGTTTGGCTATGTCACGACCAAAAAATCCGGCACCACCTTCTCCATGATTACTTTGGGAATGGTCGAATTGGTATTCGCATGCTCTTTGATGTTTCCTGGTTTTTTCGGCGGTGAAGGTGGCATCTCTACCAATCGCGTGATCGGAAAACCGATACTGGGAATTAGTTTTGGGCCGCAGATAGAGGTGTATTACCTGATCGCCATCTGGCTCTTCATCAGTGCAGTCGGCATGTACGCATTTACCCAGACACCTTTGGGCCGATTGATCAACGCGGTCAGAGATAATCCTGAGCGGGTCGAATTTATCGGTTACAACACTCAATGGGTGCGTTATCTGACTCTAATTTTATCGGCATTTTTTGCTGGAATCTCGGGTGCCTTGTCGGCGATTAATTTTGAAATTGTCAGCGCCGAGAACGTCAGCGCGATACGTTCTGGTGGAGTTTTACTGTTCACCTTCATAGGCGGCATAGGCTTTTTTTTCGGACCTATGATAGGCGCCATCTTAGGTGTGCTGCTGACCGTCATCTTGTCCGACCTGACCAAGGCATGGCAACTCTATCTAGGCATCTTCTTTATTTTAGTGGTGATGTATGCGCCAGGCGGCATCGCTAGTATCTTGATGATGAACTTGCGAGTTTTGAAATTTGGTTTGTACAAAAAAATCTGGCCATCGATGTGGAAACTCATACTCGCTTGCGCTGTGCTGGCGCTAGGCGCTGTAATCAGCATAGAAATGTTGTATCAAATCTCATTGGAGGGTGCTGGTGCAGCTGATATGCAGTTATTCGGAGTTGCTTTTGCGCCCGCTAAGCCTAGCGCATGGATAGTGCCGCTGATGCTAATGCTGGTAGGCGGACTCAGCTTCTTACGCTTGCGTCCTAGCTTTGCCCGAGATTGGGGCGAGGCCAATACCGACATACAAGAACAATTGCGGAGATCTCAAGCATGA
- a CDS encoding branched-chain amino acid ABC transporter permease yields the protein MEFTLITLLNGVSYGLLLFMLSSGLTLIFSMMGVLNFAHASFYMLGAYFAYTISSKLGFWPAFFLAPLLVGLLGALVERYGLRSVHKHGHIPELLFTFGLSYVIVELVQLIWGRSTVPYAIPAMLDGPLFTLYTTTFPIYRGFMMLVALLMLLSIYLLLTRTRIGLVIQAALTHPEMVEALGHNVPRVFMLVFGGGCALAGLAGVVGGNAFITEPGMAATLGSIIFVVVVVGGMGSLAGAFIASILIGVAQTFAVAIDYSLMSALAIAGIKVTANTPAYALLSLSVSQVAPILPYLLLVLILIFRPRGLLGTREG from the coding sequence TTGGAATTTACCCTGATCACCTTGCTCAACGGTGTGAGTTACGGCTTGCTGCTGTTTATGCTGTCCTCTGGCCTAACCTTGATTTTCAGTATGATGGGCGTACTCAATTTTGCGCACGCCAGTTTTTATATGCTGGGCGCGTATTTTGCCTATACCATCAGCAGCAAACTGGGATTCTGGCCGGCCTTCTTTCTGGCCCCCTTATTAGTAGGATTATTGGGTGCCTTAGTCGAACGCTACGGCTTACGCTCGGTGCATAAGCATGGGCATATTCCAGAATTGTTATTCACCTTTGGCTTGTCGTATGTGATCGTCGAATTGGTGCAATTGATTTGGGGTAGATCCACCGTTCCGTATGCGATTCCAGCCATGCTCGATGGTCCCTTATTTACTTTATATACGACCACTTTCCCTATCTATCGCGGCTTCATGATGCTGGTGGCTTTGCTGATGCTGCTCTCCATTTATCTGCTACTAACCCGCACCCGTATCGGTCTGGTGATACAGGCGGCGCTGACGCATCCCGAAATGGTCGAGGCCTTGGGGCACAATGTCCCCAGAGTCTTCATGCTGGTGTTTGGCGGTGGTTGTGCGCTGGCAGGCTTGGCCGGGGTGGTGGGCGGAAATGCCTTCATCACTGAACCGGGCATGGCGGCGACCTTAGGAAGTATTATTTTTGTGGTGGTCGTGGTCGGTGGCATGGGCTCGCTAGCCGGTGCTTTCATCGCATCGATATTGATAGGCGTGGCGCAGACGTTTGCGGTCGCCATCGATTATTCGCTGATGTCGGCCTTGGCAATTGCGGGTATCAAAGTCACTGCCAATACCCCGGCCTACGCACTACTTAGTTTGAGTGTCTCTCAAGTAGCACCTATCCTGCCGTATTTGCTCTTGGTGCTGATACTAATTTTCCGCCCCAGAGGCTTACTCGGCACGCGCGAAGGATGA
- a CDS encoding branched-chain amino acid ABC transporter substrate-binding protein, whose amino-acid sequence MKFQLRASVVALALISVGPVAMSDTIKIAYIDPLSGPFAPVGQNILNSFQYVAEKANAEAWAGGHKIEVVGFDNKGSPQESLTVLKTIIDKGFRYITQGNGSGVGLALLDAVNKHNERNPGKEILYLNHAAVDPDMTNSKCSFWHFRFDSNSDMKMEALTSFMAKDLAIKKVYIIGQNYSFGHQVTRAAKEYLGRKRPDIQIVGDDLHPIGQVKDFSPYVAKIKASGADTVITGNWGADLALLIKSAKDADLKANFYTYYAGTTGVPTAMGAAGIDRVKQVSYWHPNNESFSGKEIVEGFKAKYKDDYYSMATYTVIASLSKAVKESKSIEPLKVALTMEGMTVKSLNGDDVLRKSDHQIQQPLYISTWVKTNGKDVKYDQENTGLGWQTNQKIEAFVASQPSSCQMKRPN is encoded by the coding sequence ATGAAATTTCAATTACGCGCGTCCGTTGTAGCACTTGCACTGATCTCAGTCGGGCCGGTGGCCATGTCCGACACCATCAAAATCGCCTATATCGATCCGCTTTCTGGGCCGTTCGCACCGGTAGGACAAAACATTCTGAACTCATTTCAATACGTAGCAGAGAAAGCCAATGCCGAAGCTTGGGCGGGTGGGCATAAAATCGAAGTGGTCGGTTTTGATAATAAAGGCAGTCCTCAGGAGTCGCTGACAGTCTTGAAAACTATTATCGATAAGGGCTTTCGCTATATCACTCAGGGTAATGGCTCCGGGGTAGGTCTGGCCTTACTCGATGCAGTGAATAAACACAATGAGCGCAATCCTGGCAAAGAAATTCTCTACTTAAATCATGCAGCGGTCGATCCTGATATGACCAATAGCAAATGCAGTTTCTGGCATTTCCGCTTTGACTCCAATTCAGATATGAAGATGGAGGCATTGACCAGCTTTATGGCAAAAGACCTGGCGATCAAGAAGGTCTACATCATAGGTCAGAATTACTCCTTCGGCCATCAGGTTACCCGTGCCGCCAAAGAATACCTCGGTCGCAAACGGCCGGACATTCAAATCGTTGGTGATGATCTGCATCCTATTGGACAGGTAAAAGATTTCTCGCCTTATGTGGCGAAGATCAAGGCATCCGGTGCTGATACTGTCATTACCGGCAATTGGGGCGCCGATCTTGCCCTATTGATTAAGTCCGCCAAAGACGCCGATTTAAAGGCTAATTTCTATACTTATTATGCCGGCACCACCGGGGTGCCGACTGCGATGGGCGCCGCCGGTATCGATAGGGTCAAGCAAGTGAGCTACTGGCATCCGAACAACGAGAGCTTTTCTGGAAAAGAAATCGTCGAGGGTTTTAAAGCCAAGTATAAAGATGATTACTATTCCATGGCCACATATACAGTCATCGCTAGCCTGTCCAAAGCGGTTAAGGAGTCGAAGTCTATTGAGCCATTAAAAGTAGCGTTGACGATGGAGGGTATGACGGTAAAGAGCCTCAATGGTGATGATGTGTTGCGCAAAAGTGATCATCAGATCCAGCAACCCCTGTATATCTCCACCTGGGTCAAGACCAACGGCAAGGACGTGAAGTACGATCAGGAAAACACCGGCTTGGGATGGCAGACCAATCAAAAAATTGAAGCCTTTGTCGCCTCGCAACCCTCGTCTTGCCAAATGAAGCGTCCAAATTAA
- a CDS encoding 3-(methylthio)propionyl-CoA ligase codes for MSAYPKSPLMGQMMSKPLLISSIIEHADRHFGGNEIVSRRVEGDIHRYTYHDCHSRAKKLANALQQLGVVLGDRVATLAWNGYRHMEAYYAVSGSGAVLHTINPRLYPEQIAYIVNHAEDQYLLFDITFLPIIQAIAKHCTTVKGFVMMCDRDRLPTDGSVPNLLCYEDLIAANSDQFIWPLFDENSASSLCYTSGTTGNPKGALYSHRSTVLHSYASAMPDALNVSARDAVLPVVPMFHVNAWGLPYSAPLSGAKLVFPGPHMDGKSLYELFEQEQVTFSAGVPTIWLGLLNYVAQNNLRFSSFKRTVIGGSACPPSMMKTLRHTYGVEVIHAWGMTEMSPLGTTGTLQAKHMGLTDAQQEAVLLKQGHAVYGVDMKIVDDAGAELPWDGITYGNLLVKGEWIIHSYFKQEGGDILEDGWFPTGDVATIDADGYMQITDRSKDVIKSGGEWIGTIDLENVAMSFPGVLQAACISVFHPKWDERPLLVVVKKPDAEIDKAALLQFYEGKIAKWWTPDDVVFIDALPLGATGKIQKNKLREQFKDYKLPTA; via the coding sequence ATGTCCGCCTACCCAAAAAGCCCTTTGATGGGTCAAATGATGAGCAAACCCTTGCTCATTTCTAGCATTATCGAACACGCAGATAGGCATTTCGGTGGCAATGAGATTGTTTCAAGGCGGGTCGAGGGCGACATTCATCGCTACACGTATCACGATTGTCATAGCCGAGCAAAAAAATTAGCCAATGCTTTGCAACAATTAGGCGTGGTGCTCGGGGATAGGGTCGCCACTCTGGCTTGGAACGGCTACCGCCACATGGAAGCCTATTATGCGGTTTCAGGTTCTGGTGCGGTGCTCCATACTATTAATCCACGCCTGTATCCGGAGCAGATTGCCTACATCGTCAATCATGCCGAAGACCAATATCTGCTATTTGACATCACTTTCCTGCCAATTATTCAAGCGATCGCCAAACATTGCACTACCGTCAAGGGTTTTGTAATGATGTGCGACAGGGACCGATTGCCAACTGATGGTAGTGTTCCTAATCTCTTGTGCTACGAAGATCTAATCGCTGCCAACTCGGATCAGTTTATTTGGCCCTTGTTTGACGAGAATTCTGCTTCCAGCCTTTGCTATACCTCGGGTACGACCGGTAATCCTAAGGGCGCCTTGTATTCGCACCGCTCTACGGTCTTGCATTCTTATGCTTCGGCTATGCCAGATGCGCTTAATGTTTCGGCGCGCGATGCCGTCTTGCCGGTGGTGCCTATGTTCCATGTAAATGCCTGGGGCTTGCCATATTCTGCGCCGTTAAGCGGAGCGAAATTGGTATTCCCAGGTCCACACATGGATGGTAAATCCTTGTATGAACTGTTCGAACAAGAGCAAGTCACTTTCTCCGCCGGAGTGCCCACTATTTGGCTGGGATTACTCAATTATGTCGCGCAAAATAACCTGCGCTTCTCCAGCTTTAAGCGCACCGTCATAGGCGGCTCGGCTTGCCCACCTTCCATGATGAAAACGCTCAGACATACTTATGGCGTTGAAGTGATACATGCCTGGGGCATGACCGAGATGTCACCGCTAGGCACCACTGGCACGCTACAGGCCAAGCACATGGGCTTGACCGACGCACAGCAGGAAGCTGTTTTACTCAAACAAGGTCACGCGGTGTATGGCGTGGATATGAAGATAGTCGATGATGCTGGTGCCGAGTTGCCTTGGGATGGCATTACGTATGGGAACCTACTGGTCAAAGGCGAATGGATTATTCATAGCTATTTTAAACAAGAGGGCGGCGATATTTTGGAGGATGGTTGGTTCCCTACGGGCGACGTGGCCACTATCGATGCAGACGGCTATATGCAAATTACAGATAGAAGCAAGGACGTCATCAAATCCGGTGGTGAATGGATAGGCACCATCGATCTGGAAAACGTGGCGATGTCTTTCCCCGGGGTTTTACAAGCCGCCTGTATCAGCGTATTTCATCCCAAATGGGATGAGCGCCCCTTATTGGTCGTCGTTAAAAAGCCCGATGCCGAAATTGATAAAGCCGCTTTGCTGCAGTTTTATGAGGGCAAGATCGCCAAATGGTGGACCCCGGATGACGTGGTCTTTATCGATGCCCTGCCTTTGGGGGCAACAGGCAAGATACAGAAAAACAAGTTGAGGGAGCAATTTAAGGATTACAAGCTCCCAACGGCGTAA
- the prfB gene encoding peptide chain release factor 2 (programmed frameshift) has protein sequence MEAERLNSLSNLLADLTVREAELRRYLDFDVKSEKLEQVNAELEDPKVWEEPKRAQELGKEKKSLEAIVNTLTKIDTDLKDANDLFAMAREEADEETLEAVELDAETLKGLVEGMEFRRMFNNPMDPNNCFIDIQAGAGGTEAQDWASMLLRQYLRYCERKGFKVEIMEQSDGEVAGIKTATLKVEGDYAYGFLRTETGVHRLVRKSPFDSANGRHTSFSSLFVYPEVDESFEIDINPADVRVDTYRASGAGGQHINKTDSAVRLTHGPSGIVVQCQNDRSQHRNRAEAWEMLKAKLFELELRKRMSEKQNLEDTKTDVGWGHQIRSYVLDQSRIKDLRTNFEMGNTKAVLDGDLDDFIAASLKQGV, from the exons ATGGAAGCCGAACGCCTCAATAGCCTGTCCAACCTGCTCGCTGACCTGACGGTACGCGAAGCCGAACTTCGGAGGTATCTT GACTTCGATGTCAAGTCAGAGAAACTGGAACAAGTTAACGCCGAATTAGAAGATCCTAAAGTCTGGGAAGAGCCTAAGCGCGCCCAAGAATTAGGCAAGGAAAAAAAATCCCTAGAAGCTATCGTCAATACCTTGACGAAAATCGACACCGACCTAAAAGACGCCAACGATCTGTTTGCAATGGCGCGTGAAGAAGCCGATGAAGAAACCTTAGAGGCGGTCGAGCTCGATGCGGAGACCTTGAAGGGGCTAGTCGAGGGCATGGAATTTCGCAGGATGTTCAATAATCCTATGGATCCGAACAACTGCTTCATCGATATTCAGGCTGGCGCAGGCGGTACCGAAGCGCAAGACTGGGCTTCTATGCTGCTACGTCAATATTTACGCTATTGTGAGCGCAAGGGCTTTAAGGTCGAAATCATGGAACAATCCGATGGCGAGGTGGCTGGCATCAAGACCGCGACGCTCAAAGTTGAGGGCGACTACGCTTACGGCTTCCTGCGCACAGAAACTGGCGTACATAGACTGGTGCGTAAGTCACCGTTCGATTCCGCCAACGGCCGTCACACCTCGTTTTCCAGCCTGTTTGTGTATCCAGAAGTCGATGAGTCGTTTGAAATTGATATTAACCCAGCCGATGTACGGGTCGATACCTATCGAGCTTCCGGTGCCGGTGGTCAGCATATTAATAAGACCGATTCCGCAGTACGCTTGACACATGGTCCTTCTGGCATCGTCGTACAGTGTCAGAATGACCGTAGTCAACATCGTAACCGCGCCGAGGCTTGGGAAATGTTGAAAGCAAAATTATTTGAACTCGAATTGCGCAAGCGCATGAGCGAAAAGCAAAATCTGGAAGACACCAAGACTGATGTTGGCTGGGGTCACCAAATTCGCTCCTACGTATTGGACCAATCCCGCATCAAAGATTTGCGTACCAATTTTGAGATGGGCAATACCAAGGCCGTGCTCGATGGCGATCTTGATGATTTTATTGCTGCCTCATTAAAACAAGGCGTGTAA
- the lysS gene encoding lysine--tRNA ligase has product MSEQNIPAAELPQDENSIIAERRAKLAAIRAQGVAFPNDFRPQHKAAALQEQYGAHTREELEAMNVEVAIAGRMMLKREAGKKAAFATLQDASGLKADGRIQLYITSDKTGEVEMEAFRHYDLGDILGIVGVLFKTKTDELTVKVTTLRLLTKSLRPLPDKFHGLSNQETKYRQRYVDLIMSEDTRRTFKARTAAMNSIRSFMNSHDFMEVETPMLHVIPGGAAAKPFITHHNALDMEMYLRIAPELYLKRLVVGGFDRVFEVNRNFRNEGVSPRHNPEFTMMEFYAAYVDYKWLMDFTEEVIRKAAVDAHGTAVLTYQGRELDLSKPFQRLTIVGAINKYAPGYSDEQLHDAEFIKAELKKFGVKPFATAGLGALQLALFEETAEAQLWEPTYIIDYPVEVSPLARASDTVAGITERFELFMTGREIANGFSELNDAEDQAARFQAQVAAKDAGDEEAMFYDADYIRALEYGLPPTGGCGIGIDRLMMLITDSPNIRDVILFPHLRRED; this is encoded by the coding sequence ATGTCAGAACAAAATATACCGGCCGCAGAACTGCCACAAGACGAAAACTCCATCATCGCCGAGCGACGTGCCAAATTGGCGGCGATCCGCGCGCAAGGCGTAGCGTTTCCGAATGACTTCCGCCCTCAGCACAAAGCCGCGGCATTGCAAGAGCAATACGGCGCACATACGCGTGAAGAGCTCGAAGCGATGAACGTAGAGGTGGCGATCGCTGGCCGTATGATGCTCAAGCGTGAAGCTGGCAAAAAAGCGGCATTCGCCACTTTGCAAGATGCATCAGGCCTAAAGGCTGATGGCCGTATTCAGCTCTACATCACCAGCGATAAGACTGGCGAAGTGGAAATGGAAGCCTTCCGCCACTACGATTTGGGCGATATTCTGGGCATCGTTGGCGTGCTGTTTAAAACTAAGACCGATGAGTTGACCGTAAAAGTCACGACACTGCGTTTGCTGACTAAATCTTTGCGCCCATTGCCAGATAAGTTCCATGGCTTATCGAATCAGGAAACCAAGTATCGCCAGCGTTATGTCGATCTGATCATGAGCGAAGACACTCGTCGCACTTTCAAGGCGCGTACCGCTGCGATGAACTCGATACGCAGCTTTATGAATAGCCATGATTTCATGGAAGTCGAAACGCCGATGTTGCACGTTATTCCGGGTGGCGCGGCAGCTAAGCCTTTCATCACGCATCACAATGCGCTGGACATGGAAATGTATCTGCGTATCGCGCCTGAACTGTATCTGAAGCGTCTGGTAGTCGGTGGTTTTGACCGCGTTTTCGAAGTCAATCGCAATTTCCGCAATGAAGGCGTATCACCACGTCACAATCCGGAATTCACGATGATGGAATTCTATGCCGCCTATGTCGATTACAAATGGCTCATGGATTTCACTGAAGAAGTCATCCGCAAGGCAGCAGTTGATGCGCACGGCACGGCAGTGCTAACTTACCAGGGCAGGGAACTCGATCTTTCCAAGCCGTTCCAGCGTCTCACCATCGTTGGCGCAATCAATAAATATGCGCCAGGCTACAGCGATGAGCAATTGCACGACGCCGAATTCATTAAGGCAGAACTGAAGAAATTCGGTGTCAAGCCATTTGCCACCGCTGGTTTGGGTGCATTGCAATTGGCGCTGTTTGAAGAAACAGCTGAAGCGCAATTGTGGGAACCAACCTACATCATTGATTACCCGGTTGAAGTGTCGCCACTGGCACGCGCATCCGATACCGTTGCCGGCATTACCGAACGCTTTGAACTGTTCATGACCGGTCGTGAAATCGCCAACGGCTTCTCTGAGTTGAACGATGCCGAAGATCAGGCTGCGCGCTTCCAGGCACAAGTTGCGGCCAAAGACGCTGGTGATGAAGAAGCCATGTTCTACGATGCCGATTATATTCGCGCCTTGGAATATGGACTGCCACCAACTGGCGGTTGCGGAATAGGCATAGATAGATTGATGATGCTGATCACCGATTCGCCTAACATCCGTGATGTCATCTTATTCCCGCATTTACGTCGCGAAGACTAA